The proteins below are encoded in one region of Brienomyrus brachyistius isolate T26 unplaced genomic scaffold, BBRACH_0.4 scaffold52, whole genome shotgun sequence:
- the LOC125723831 gene encoding keratin-associated protein 16-1-like isoform X3 has protein sequence MRSAGRAPLRTSRKSIGYSGLTYNRISLITDKQFGPVCHLPCVCGRIHVCESVCGRVRVCESACDRVRVRESVCGRVRVFDSVCGRLHVYESVYGRVRVCESVCGRVRVFQSVCGRVHVYESVCGRVRVFESVCDREHVCESVCGRVRVFESVCDRVHVCESVCGRVRVFESVCDRVHVCESVCGRVCVFQSVCGRVHVYESVCGRVRVFESVCDRVHVCESVCDRVRVFQSVCGRVHVYESVCGRERVFESVCGRVRVCESVCGRVRVFQSVCGRVHVYESVCGRVRVFESVCDRVRVCESVCGRVRVFQSVCGRVRVYESVCGRVRVFESVCDRVRVCESVCGRVRVFQSVCGRVRVYESVCGRVRVFESVCGRVHVCESVCGRVHVCESVCGRVRVFESVCGRVRVCESVCGRVRVFESVCGRVHVCESVYGRVRVFESVCGRVRVCESVCGRVRVFESVCDRVHVCESVCGRVRVYESVCGRVRVFQSVCGRVRVYESVCGRVRVFESVCGRVRVFESVYGRVRVCESVCGRVRVFESVCGRVHVCESVYGRVRVFESVCGRVRVCESVCGRVRVFESVCDRVHVCESVCDRVHVCESVCGRVRVFESVCGRVHVCESVCGRVRVFESVCGRVRVCESVCGRVRVYESVCGRVRVCESVCDRVHVCESVCGRVRVFESVCDRVHVCESVCGRVRVYESVCGRVRVCESVCDRVRVCVRVSVTGYVCVRVSEAGYVCVTVSVAGYACVRVSVTGYVCVRVSVTVYVSVRVSVTGYVSVRVSATPHPQCTR, from the exons ATGAGGTCTGCTGGtcgtgcgcctttaagaacctccagaaaaagcatcggatatagcggactcacaTACAAtagaatttcgcttataacggacaaacagttTGGTCCCGTTTGTCATTTGccgtgtgtctgtggcaggatacacgtgtgtgagagtgtctgcggcagggtacgtgtgtgtgagagtgcctgtgacagggtacgtgtgcgtgagagtgtctgtggcagagtacgtgtgtttgacagtgtctgtggcaggctacatgtgtatgagagtgtctatggcagggtacgtgtgtgtgagagtgtctgtggcagagtacgtgtgtttcagagtgtctgtggcagggtacatgtgtatgaaagtgtctgtggcagggtacgtgtgtttgagagtgtctgtgacagggaacatgtgtgtgagagtgtctgcggcagagtacgtgtgtttgagagtgtctgtgacagggtacatgtgtgtgagagtgtctgcggcagagtacgtgtgtttgagagtgtctgtgacagggtacatgtgtgtgagagtgtctgcggcagagtatgtgtgtttcagagtgtctgtggcagggtacatgtgtatgagagtgtctgtggcagggtacgtgtgtttgagagtgtctgtgacagggtacatgtgtgtgagagtgtctgtgacagggtacgtgtgtttcagagtgtctgtggcagggtacatgtgtatgagagtgtctgtggcagagaacgtgtgtttgagagtgtctgtggcagggtacgtgtgtgtgagagtgtctgtggcagagtacgtgtgtttcagagtgtctgtggcagggtacatgtgtatgagagtgtctgtggcagggtacgtgtgtttgagagtgtctgtgacagggtacgtgtgtgtgagagtgtctgtggcagggtacgtgtgtttcagagtgtctgtggcagggtacgtgtatatgagagtgtctgtggcagagtacgtgtgtttgagagtgtctgtgacagggtacgtgtgtgtgagagtgtctgtggcagggtacgtgtgtttcagagtgtctgtggtagggtacgtgtgtatgagagtgtctgtggcagagtacgtgtgtttgagagtgtctgtggcagggtacatgtgtgtgagagtgtctgtggcagggtacatgtgtgtgagagtgtctgcggcagagtacgtgtgtttgagagtgtctgtggcagggtacgtgtgtgtgagagtgtctgtggcagagtacgtgtgtttgagagtgtctgtggcagggtacatgtgtgtgagagtgtctacggcagagtacgtgtgtttgagagtgtctgtggcagggtacgtgtgtgtgagagtgtctgcggcagagtacgtgtgtttgagagtgtctgtgacagggtacatgtgtgtgagagtgtctgcggcagagtacgtgtgtatgagagtgtctgtggcag ggtacgtgtgtttcagagtgtctgtggcagggtacgtgtgtatgagagtgtctgtggcagagtacgtgtgtttgagagtgtctgtggcagagtacgtgtgtttgagagtgtctatggcagggtacgtgtgtgtgagagtgtctgtggcagagtacgtgtgtttgagagtgtctgtggcagggtacatgtgtgtgagagtgtctacggcagagtacgtgtgtttgagagtgtctgtggcagggtacgtgtgtgtgagagtgtctgcggcagagtacgtgtgtttgagagtgtctgtgacagggtacatgtgtgtgagagtgtctgtgacagggtacatgtgtgtgagagtgtctgcggcagagtacgtgtgtttgagagtgtctgtggcagggtacatgtgtgtgagagtgtctgcggcagagtacgtgtgtttgagagtgtctgtggcagggtacgtgtgtgtgagagtgtctgcggcagagtacgtgtgtatgagagtgtctgtggcagggtacgtgtgtgtgagagtgtctgtgacagggtacatgtgtgtgagagtgtctgcggcagagtacgtgtgtttgagagtgtctgtgacagggtacatgtgtgtgagagtgtctgcggcagagtacgtgtgtatgagagtgtctgtggcag agtacgtgtgtgtgagagtgtctgcgacagggtacgcgtgtgtgtgagagtgtctgtgacagggtacgtgtgtgtgagagtgtctgaggcagggtacgtgtgtgtgacagtgtctgtggcagggtacgcgtgtgtgagagtgtctgtgacagggtacgtgtgtgtgagagtgtctgtgacagtgtatgtgtctgtgagagtgtctgtgacagggtatgtgtctgtgagagtgtctgcgactccccacccccagtgcactAGGTGA
- the LOC125723831 gene encoding keratin-associated protein 16-1-like isoform X4, producing MRSAGRAPLRTSRKSIGYSGLTYNRISLITDKQFGPVCHLPCVCGRIHVCESVCGRVRVCESACDRVRVRESVCGRVRVFDSVCGRLHVYESVYGRVRVCESVCGRVRVFQSVCGRVHVYESVCGRVRVFESVCDREHVCESVCGRVRVFESVCDRVHVCESVCGRVRVFESVCDRVHVCESVCGRVCVFQSVCGRVHVYESVCGRVRVFESVCDRVHVCESVCDRVRVFQSVCGRVHVYESVCGRERVFESVCGRVRVCESVCGRVRVFQSVCGRVHVYESVCGRVRVFESVCDRVRVCESVCGRVRVFQSVCGRVRVYESVCGRVRVFESVCDRVRVCESVCGRVRVFQSVCGRVRVYESVCGRVRVFESVCGRVHVCESVCGRVHVCESVCGRVRVFESVCGRVRVCESVCGRVRVFESVCGRVHVCESVYGRVRVFESVCGRVRVCESVCGRVRVFESVCDRVHVCESVCGRVRVYESVCGRVRVCESVCDRVHVCESVCGRVRVFESVCDRVHVCESVCGRVRVYESVCGRVRVCESVCDRVRVCVRVSVTGYVCVRVSEAGYVCVTVSVAGYACVRVSVTGYVCVRVSVTVYVSVRVSVTGYVSVRVSATPHPQCTR from the exons ATGAGGTCTGCTGGtcgtgcgcctttaagaacctccagaaaaagcatcggatatagcggactcacaTACAAtagaatttcgcttataacggacaaacagttTGGTCCCGTTTGTCATTTGccgtgtgtctgtggcaggatacacgtgtgtgagagtgtctgcggcagggtacgtgtgtgtgagagtgcctgtgacagggtacgtgtgcgtgagagtgtctgtggcagagtacgtgtgtttgacagtgtctgtggcaggctacatgtgtatgagagtgtctatggcagggtacgtgtgtgtgagagtgtctgtggcagagtacgtgtgtttcagagtgtctgtggcagggtacatgtgtatgaaagtgtctgtggcagggtacgtgtgtttgagagtgtctgtgacagggaacatgtgtgtgagagtgtctgcggcagagtacgtgtgtttgagagtgtctgtgacagggtacatgtgtgtgagagtgtctgcggcagagtacgtgtgtttgagagtgtctgtgacagggtacatgtgtgtgagagtgtctgcggcagagtatgtgtgtttcagagtgtctgtggcagggtacatgtgtatgagagtgtctgtggcagggtacgtgtgtttgagagtgtctgtgacagggtacatgtgtgtgagagtgtctgtgacagggtacgtgtgtttcagagtgtctgtggcagggtacatgtgtatgagagtgtctgtggcagagaacgtgtgtttgagagtgtctgtggcagggtacgtgtgtgtgagagtgtctgtggcagagtacgtgtgtttcagagtgtctgtggcagggtacatgtgtatgagagtgtctgtggcagggtacgtgtgtttgagagtgtctgtgacagggtacgtgtgtgtgagagtgtctgtggcagggtacgtgtgtttcagagtgtctgtggcagggtacgtgtatatgagagtgtctgtggcagagtacgtgtgtttgagagtgtctgtgacagggtacgtgtgtgtgagagtgtctgtggcagggtacgtgtgtttcagagtgtctgtggtagggtacgtgtgtatgagagtgtctgtggcagagtacgtgtgtttgagagtgtctgtggcagggtacatgtgtgtgagagtgtctgtggcagggtacatgtgtgtgagagtgtctgcggcagagtacgtgtgtttgagagtgtctgtggcagggtacgtgtgtgtgagagtgtctgtggcagagtacgtgtgtttgagagtgtctgtggcagggtacatgtgtgtgagagtgtctacggcagagtacgtgtgtttgagagtgtctgtggcagggtacgtgtgtgtgagagtgtctgcggcagagtacgtgtgtttgagagtgtctgtgacagggtacatgtgtgtgagagtgtctgcggcagagtacgtgtgtatgagagtgtctgtggcag ggtacgtgtgtgtgagagtgtctgtgacagggtacatgtgtgtgagagtgtctgcggcagagtacgtgtgtttgagagtgtctgtgacagggtacatgtgtgtgagagtgtctgcggcagagtacgtgtgtatgagagtgtctgtggcag agtacgtgtgtgtgagagtgtctgcgacagggtacgcgtgtgtgtgagagtgtctgtgacagggtacgtgtgtgtgagagtgtctgaggcagggtacgtgtgtgtgacagtgtctgtggcagggtacgcgtgtgtgagagtgtctgtgacagggtacgtgtgtgtgagagtgtctgtgacagtgtatgtgtctgtgagagtgtctgtgacagggtatgtgtctgtgagagtgtctgcgactccccacccccagtgcactAGGTGA
- the LOC125723831 gene encoding keratin-associated protein 16-1-like isoform X5, translating into MRSAGRAPLRTSRKSIGYSGLTYNRISLITDKQFGPVCHLPCVCGRIHVCESVCGRVRVCESACDRVRVRESVCGRVRVFDSVCGRLHVYESVYGRVRVCESVCGRVRVFQSVCGRVHVYESVCGRVRVFESVCDREHVCESVCGRVRVFESVCDRVHVCESVCGRVRVFESVCDRVHVCESVCGRVCVFQSVCGRVHVYESVCGRVRVFESVCDRVHVCESVCDRVRVFQSVCGRVHVYESVCGRERVFESVCGRVRVCESVCGRVRVFQSVCGRVHVYESVCGRVRVFESVCDRVRVCESVCGRVRVFQSVCGRVRVYESVCGRVRVFESVCDRVRVCESVCGRVRVFQSVCGRVRVYESVCGRVRVFESVCGRVHVCESVCGRVHVCESVCGRVRVFESVCGRVRVCESVCGRVRVFESVCGRVHVCESVYGRVRVFESVCGRVRVCESVCGRVRVFESVCDRVHVCESVCGRVRVYESVCGRVRVCESVCDRVRVCVRVSVTGYVCVRVSEAGYVCVTVSVAGYACVRVSVTGYVCVRVSVTVYVSVRVSVTGYVSVRVSATPHPQCTR; encoded by the exons ATGAGGTCTGCTGGtcgtgcgcctttaagaacctccagaaaaagcatcggatatagcggactcacaTACAAtagaatttcgcttataacggacaaacagttTGGTCCCGTTTGTCATTTGccgtgtgtctgtggcaggatacacgtgtgtgagagtgtctgcggcagggtacgtgtgtgtgagagtgcctgtgacagggtacgtgtgcgtgagagtgtctgtggcagagtacgtgtgtttgacagtgtctgtggcaggctacatgtgtatgagagtgtctatggcagggtacgtgtgtgtgagagtgtctgtggcagagtacgtgtgtttcagagtgtctgtggcagggtacatgtgtatgaaagtgtctgtggcagggtacgtgtgtttgagagtgtctgtgacagggaacatgtgtgtgagagtgtctgcggcagagtacgtgtgtttgagagtgtctgtgacagggtacatgtgtgtgagagtgtctgcggcagagtacgtgtgtttgagagtgtctgtgacagggtacatgtgtgtgagagtgtctgcggcagagtatgtgtgtttcagagtgtctgtggcagggtacatgtgtatgagagtgtctgtggcagggtacgtgtgtttgagagtgtctgtgacagggtacatgtgtgtgagagtgtctgtgacagggtacgtgtgtttcagagtgtctgtggcagggtacatgtgtatgagagtgtctgtggcagagaacgtgtgtttgagagtgtctgtggcagggtacgtgtgtgtgagagtgtctgtggcagagtacgtgtgtttcagagtgtctgtggcagggtacatgtgtatgagagtgtctgtggcagggtacgtgtgtttgagagtgtctgtgacagggtacgtgtgtgtgagagtgtctgtggcagggtacgtgtgtttcagagtgtctgtggcagggtacgtgtatatgagagtgtctgtggcagagtacgtgtgtttgagagtgtctgtgacagggtacgtgtgtgtgagagtgtctgtggcagggtacgtgtgtttcagagtgtctgtggtagggtacgtgtgtatgagagtgtctgtggcagagtacgtgtgtttgagagtgtctgtggcagggtacatgtgtgtgagagtgtctgtggcagggtacatgtgtgtgagagtgtctgcggcagagtacgtgtgtttgagagtgtctgtggcagggtacgtgtgtgtgagagtgtctgtggcagagtacgtgtgtttgagagtgtctgtggcagggtacatgtgtgtgagagtgtctacggcagagtacgtgtgtttgagagtgtctgtggcagggtacgtgtgtgtgagagtgtctgcggcagagtacgtgtgtttgagagtgtctgtgacagggtacatgtgtgtgagagtgtctgcggcagagtacgtgtgtatgagagtgtctgtggcag agtacgtgtgtgtgagagtgtctgcgacagggtacgcgtgtgtgtgagagtgtctgtgacagggtacgtgtgtgtgagagtgtctgaggcagggtacgtgtgtgtgacagtgtctgtggcagggtacgcgtgtgtgagagtgtctgtgacagggtacgtgtgtgtgagagtgtctgtgacagtgtatgtgtctgtgagagtgtctgtgacagggtatgtgtctgtgagagtgtctgcgactccccacccccagtgcactAGGTGA
- the LOC125723831 gene encoding uncharacterized protein LOC125723831 isoform X1, producing the protein MRSAGRAPLRTSRKSIGYSGLTYNRISLITDKQFGPVCHLPCVCGRIHVCESVCGRVRVCESACDRVRVRESVCGRVRVFDSVCGRLHVYESVYGRVRVCESVCGRVRVFQSVCGRVHVYESVCGRVRVFESVCDREHVCESVCGRVRVFESVCDRVHVCESVCGRVRVFESVCDRVHVCESVCGRVCVFQSVCGRVHVYESVCGRVRVFESVCDRVHVCESVCDRVRVFQSVCGRVHVYESVCGRERVFESVCGRVRVCESVCGRVRVFQSVCGRVHVYESVCGRVRVFESVCDRVRVCESVCGRVRVFQSVCGRVRVYESVCGRVRVFESVCDRVRVCESVCGRVRVFQSVCGRVRVYESVCGRVRVFESVCGRVHVCESVCGRVHVCESVCGRVRVFESVCGRVRVCESVCGRVRVFESVCGRVHVCESVYGRVRVFESVCGRVRVCESVCGRVRVFESVCDRVHVCESVCGRVRVYESVCGRVRVFESVCDRVHVCESVCGRVRVLQSVCGRVHVYESVCGRVRVCESVCGRVRVFQSVCGRVHVYESVCGRVRVFESVCDRVRVCESVCGRVRVFQSVCGRVRVYESVCGRVRVFESVCGRVHVYESVCGRVRVFESVCDRVHVCESVCDRVRVFQSVCGRVHVYESVCGRERVFESVCGRVRVCESVCGRVRVFQSVCGRVHVCESVYGRVRVFESVCGRVRVCESVCGRVHVFESVCDRVHVCESVCGRVRVYESVCGRVRVCESVCDRVHVCESVCGRVRVFESVCDRVHVCESVCGRVRVYESVCGRLRVYESVCGRVRVCESVCGRIRVCKSVCGRVRVYESVCGRVRVFESVCGRVRVFESVCDRVHVCESVCGRVRVYESVCDRVRVCESVCGRVRVFQSVCGRVRVYESVCGRVRVFESVCGRVRVFESVYGRVRVCESVCGRVRVFESVCGRVHVCESVYGRVRVFESVCGRVRVCESVCGRVRVFESVCDRVHVCESVCDRVHVCESVCGRVRVFESVCGRVHVCESVCGRVRVFESVCGRVRVCESVCGRVRVYESVCGRVRVCESVCDRVHVCESVCGRVRVFESVCDRVHVCESVCGRVRVYESVCGRVRVCESV; encoded by the exons ATGAGGTCTGCTGGtcgtgcgcctttaagaacctccagaaaaagcatcggatatagcggactcacaTACAAtagaatttcgcttataacggacaaacagttTGGTCCCGTTTGTCATTTGccgtgtgtctgtggcaggatacacgtgtgtgagagtgtctgcggcagggtacgtgtgtgtgagagtgcctgtgacagggtacgtgtgcgtgagagtgtctgtggcagagtacgtgtgtttgacagtgtctgtggcaggctacatgtgtatgagagtgtctatggcagggtacgtgtgtgtgagagtgtctgtggcagagtacgtgtgtttcagagtgtctgtggcagggtacatgtgtatgaaagtgtctgtggcagggtacgtgtgtttgagagtgtctgtgacagggaacatgtgtgtgagagtgtctgcggcagagtacgtgtgtttgagagtgtctgtgacagggtacatgtgtgtgagagtgtctgcggcagagtacgtgtgtttgagagtgtctgtgacagggtacatgtgtgtgagagtgtctgcggcagagtatgtgtgtttcagagtgtctgtggcagggtacatgtgtatgagagtgtctgtggcagggtacgtgtgtttgagagtgtctgtgacagggtacatgtgtgtgagagtgtctgtgacagggtacgtgtgtttcagagtgtctgtggcagggtacatgtgtatgagagtgtctgtggcagagaacgtgtgtttgagagtgtctgtggcagggtacgtgtgtgtgagagtgtctgtggcagagtacgtgtgtttcagagtgtctgtggcagggtacatgtgtatgagagtgtctgtggcagggtacgtgtgtttgagagtgtctgtgacagggtacgtgtgtgtgagagtgtctgtggcagggtacgtgtgtttcagagtgtctgtggcagggtacgtgtatatgagagtgtctgtggcagagtacgtgtgtttgagagtgtctgtgacagggtacgtgtgtgtgagagtgtctgtggcagggtacgtgtgtttcagagtgtctgtggtagggtacgtgtgtatgagagtgtctgtggcagagtacgtgtgtttgagagtgtctgtggcagggtacatgtgtgtgagagtgtctgtggcagggtacatgtgtgtgagagtgtctgcggcagagtacgtgtgtttgagagtgtctgtggcagggtacgtgtgtgtgagagtgtctgtggcagagtacgtgtgtttgagagtgtctgtggcagggtacatgtgtgtgagagtgtctacggcagagtacgtgtgtttgagagtgtctgtggcagggtacgtgtgtgtgagagtgtctgcggcagagtacgtgtgtttgagagtgtctgtgacagggtacatgtgtgtgagagtgtctgcggcagagtacgtgtgtatgagagtgtctgtggcag agtacgtgtgtttgagagtgtctgtgacagggtacatgtgtgtgagagtgtctgcggcagagtacgtgtgttacagagtgtctgtggcagggtacatgtgtatgagagtgtctgtggcagggtacgtgtgtgtgagagtgtctgtggtagagtacgtgtgtttcagagtgtctgtggcagggtacatgtgtatgagagtgtctgtggcagggtacgtgtgtttgagagtgtctgtgacagggtacgtgtgtgtgagagtgtctgtggcagggtacgtgtgtttcagagtgtctgtggcagggtacgtgtgtatgagagtgtctgtggcagagtacgtgtgtttgagagtgtctgtggcagggtacatgtgtatgagagtgtctgtggcagggtacgtgtgtttgagagtgtctgtgacagggtacatgtgtgtgagagtgtctgtgacagggtacgtgtgtttcagagtgtctgtggcagggtacatgtgtatgagagtgtctgtggcagagaacgtgtgtttgagagtgtctgtggcagggtacgtgtgtgtgagagtgtctgtggcagagtacgtgtgtttcagagtgtctgtggcagggtacatgtgtgtgagagtgtctacggcagagtacgtgtgtttgagagtgtctgtggcagggtacgtgtgtgtgagagtgtctgcggcagagtacatgtgtttgagagtgtctgtgacagggtacatgtgtgtgagagtgtctgcggcagagtacgtgtgtatgagagtgtctgtggcagggtacgtgtgtgtgagagtgtctgtgacagggtacatgtgtgtgagagtgtctgcggcagagtacgtgtgtttgagagtgtctgtgacagggtacatgtgtgtgagagtgtctgcggcagagtacgtgtgtatgagagtgtctgtggcaggttacgcgtgtatgagagtgtctgcggcagggtacgtgtgtgtgagagtgtctgcggcaggatacgtgtgtgtaagagtgtctgtggcagggtacgcgtctatgagagtgtctgcggcagagtacgtgtgtttgagagtgtctgcggcagagtacgtgtgtttgagagtgtctgtgacagggtacatgtgtgtgagagtgtctgcggcagagtacgtgtgtatgagagtgtctgtgacagggtacgtgtgtgtgagagtgtctgtggcagggtacgtgtgtttcagagtgtctgtggcagggtacgtgtgtatgagagtgtctgtggcagagtacgtgtgtttgagagtgtctgtggcagagtacgtgtgtttgagagtgtctatggcagggtacgtgtgtgtgagagtgtctgtggcagagtacgtgtgtttgagagtgtctgtggcagggtacatgtgtgtgagagtgtctacggcagagtacgtgtgtttgagagtgtctgtggcagggtacgtgtgtgtgagagtgtctgcggcagagtacgtgtgtttgagagtgtctgtgacagggtacatgtgtgtgagagtgtctgtgacagggtacatgtgtgtgagagtgtctgcggcagagtacgtgtgtttgagagtgtctgtggcagggtacatgtgtgtgagagtgtctgcggcagagtacgtgtgtttgagagtgtctgtggcagggtacgtgtgtgtgagagtgtctgcggcagagtacgtgtgtatgagagtgtctgtggcagggtacgtgtgtgtgagagtgtctgtgacagggtacatgtgtgtgagagtgtctgcggcagagtacgtgtgtttgagagtgtctgtgacagggtacatgtgtgtgagagtgtctgcggcagagtacgtgtgtatgagagtgtctgtggcag ggtacgtgtgtgtgagagtgtctga
- the LOC125723831 gene encoding keratin-associated protein 16-1-like isoform X6 codes for MRSAGRAPLRTSRKSIGYSGLTYNRISLITDKQFGPVCHLPCVCGRIHVCESVCGRVRVCESACDRVRVRESVCGRVRVFDSVCGRLHVYESVYGRVRVCESVCGRVRVFQSVCGRVHVYESVCGRVRVFESVCDREHVCESVCGRVRVFESVCDRVHVCESVCGRVRVFESVCDRVHVCESVCGRVCVFQSVCGRVHVYESVCGRVRVFESVCDRVHVCESVCDRVRVFQSVCGRVHVYESVCGRERVFESVCGRVRVCESVCGRVRVFQSVCGRVHVYESVCGRVRVFESVCDRVRVCESVCGRVRVFQSVCGRVRVYESVCGRVRVFESVCDRVRVCESVCGRVRVFQSVCGRVRVYESVCGRVRVFESVCGRVHVCESVCGRVHVCESVCGRVRVFESVCGRVRVCESVCGRVRVFESVCGRVHVCESVYGRVRVFESVCGRVRVCESVCGRVRVFESVCDRVHVCESVCGRVRVYESVCGRVRVCESV; via the exons ATGAGGTCTGCTGGtcgtgcgcctttaagaacctccagaaaaagcatcggatatagcggactcacaTACAAtagaatttcgcttataacggacaaacagttTGGTCCCGTTTGTCATTTGccgtgtgtctgtggcaggatacacgtgtgtgagagtgtctgcggcagggtacgtgtgtgtgagagtgcctgtgacagggtacgtgtgcgtgagagtgtctgtggcagagtacgtgtgtttgacagtgtctgtggcaggctacatgtgtatgagagtgtctatggcagggtacgtgtgtgtgagagtgtctgtggcagagtacgtgtgtttcagagtgtctgtggcagggtacatgtgtatgaaagtgtctgtggcagggtacgtgtgtttgagagtgtctgtgacagggaacatgtgtgtgagagtgtctgcggcagagtacgtgtgtttgagagtgtctgtgacagggtacatgtgtgtgagagtgtctgcggcagagtacgtgtgtttgagagtgtctgtgacagggtacatgtgtgtgagagtgtctgcggcagagtatgtgtgtttcagagtgtctgtggcagggtacatgtgtatgagagtgtctgtggcagggtacgtgtgtttgagagtgtctgtgacagggtacatgtgtgtgagagtgtctgtgacagggtacgtgtgtttcagagtgtctgtggcagggtacatgtgtatgagagtgtctgtggcagagaacgtgtgtttgagagtgtctgtggcagggtacgtgtgtgtgagagtgtctgtggcagagtacgtgtgtttcagagtgtctgtggcagggtacatgtgtatgagagtgtctgtggcagggtacgtgtgtttgagagtgtctgtgacagggtacgtgtgtgtgagagtgtctgtggcagggtacgtgtgtttcagagtgtctgtggcagggtacgtgtatatgagagtgtctgtggcagagtacgtgtgtttgagagtgtctgtgacagggtacgtgtgtgtgagagtgtctgtggcagggtacgtgtgtttcagagtgtctgtggtagggtacgtgtgtatgagagtgtctgtggcagagtacgtgtgtttgagagtgtctgtggcagggtacatgtgtgtgagagtgtctgtggcagggtacatgtgtgtgagagtgtctgcggcagagtacgtgtgtttgagagtgtctgtggcagggtacgtgtgtgtgagagtgtctgtggcagagtacgtgtgtttgagagtgtctgtggcagggtacatgtgtgtgagagtgtctacggcagagtacgtgtgtttgagagtgtctgtggcagggtacgtgtgtgtgagagtgtctgcggcagagtacgtgtgtttgagagtgtctgtgacagggtacatgtgtgtgagagtgtctgcggcagagtacgtgtgtatgagagtgtctgtggcag ggtacgtgtgtgtgagagtgtctga